A portion of the Hoylesella buccalis ATCC 35310 genome contains these proteins:
- a CDS encoding AAA family ATPase, which translates to MKDLNLQPNKSSWASKRLDEKSVRLLRKILEDKRVDTSNIEEGGTEANTDGYISILDVDDTIVAKVTVQIKHYNNNAISEKGVCYDIPTSLLAYAHRMKGEVVLFITCDTNKDIVYWKYIDRAFVESQIANSENIQQTYRYYFKDNENLTENNVDSVIDLWETLYHEQMLSLKDEKLKLLDFLDVNLKSFEGITTTFYGLKESHIARKETDQLFDWIQGDLTPKDCHVKLLVGNAGVGKTVIIKDLLDKLTTSGVKCLTIKADYYNITENETSDFSLEKLHASLDLLVSEHKRVVFIIDQIDALSQYLSNDRDKLNILLNVIAVWKKEYSKDIRIIVSCRKYDLEYDPSLSQLKEHSTAIEVNRLDDKDVEYVINKLDSGLYCKLTSQTITILKTAQYLDVFCRLYGSGNVREYNYQNYMELYDGLWLSLINYASEHTSCSNLEDVMFEIAKSVQEAETLTPTWLITAGNNNATRYLASECIVKYDNKRISFFHQSFYDYVLARYYASNKKSFITELKKRFQGLEIRSSIKIFLDFEREHSDSLYIKDINTIIFSDDIRLHLKQLALSILSHSDAIYKFEINIIKKLPKLNHQLFIYFLSTTSNPLWFPTIKDLIQPFVAGLTTENDYFDPLRILFSNYALKFPDDIYDMVDTIKDISTKEEIMMWILRNHNDYSNEKVRESYINLKAKPNIYLVSCVMDAIDSNLNFALKETKELLINYFLNNKKSESHNDYDLFEQICDRLYKECPKEFLMLTYDCFLQIVSRTRKQSYQWYSINEIFSNYMSDYAEKFFEWLGNLLIQYIGEQDFGTSMVEKLLSLEDESAFILSFKVIAAKPTLFDAYIKNLISHNEELDKFIEFGNVRYYFLEAISKWYLSISHEEQVKYQVYILKYRSKGDYIHNNDRSYNKLVLPFLGWHKWQLLCCTILESTLSKDAKRCKQELCRRFNGIYVNEKPNHHVTAASICGGITTQEVYNHFSPENWLSSFGKLDERRAFRKGNFPPISLRAHAEAFTKCVENSPEKYKKFIISLHDNPNIKSMYKEAGLLGLFLGGAEKKELAPFFQRYMNIDYIKNNAYTFEQLATNYTKEENCVIDDLIPILIQAIKQPLLLKDEQENLHCRSLADIVQHKLGVAINSFQGHALNILISICALSTRRAQIYHLLNLLYKDLAIELRLEVLYYIYYKEYYDEVLTDKLFSVYLSGSGAYGLMVRADVIQSHYYFKTDSMRAYISDLMKDNRCHVILAQIFFYGLYHKDIRNVCRQNLNKILLLNNEKVIAMMVRLSLKNISEPCYRETANDIVLCHIADNREEIVKSYEYHIDSLSVEDFNLFKEITKNWNNKTHRERFSQIKYLEKCANMLPLDCYMYIKAHDFLHANDFYLREKIVKLLLGIYKQMKEEENLNAMNKIMDLFDEYVILHSFIVNDAIEKLGV; encoded by the coding sequence GCCCATAGAATGAAAGGAGAAGTTGTTTTGTTTATCACTTGTGATACTAACAAAGATATCGTTTATTGGAAGTATATTGACAGAGCTTTTGTTGAGAGTCAAATTGCTAACTCGGAAAATATTCAACAGACTTACAGGTATTATTTTAAAGACAACGAAAATCTTACAGAAAATAATGTTGACTCGGTCATTGATTTATGGGAAACATTATACCATGAGCAAATGTTATCATTAAAAGATGAGAAGTTAAAACTATTAGATTTTTTAGATGTAAACCTGAAATCTTTTGAAGGAATAACGACTACATTTTATGGATTAAAAGAATCTCATATAGCTAGAAAAGAAACAGATCAATTATTTGATTGGATACAAGGCGATTTGACACCTAAAGATTGTCATGTAAAACTTCTGGTTGGAAATGCAGGAGTCGGAAAAACTGTTATTATTAAGGATTTACTGGATAAACTTACCACATCAGGAGTTAAATGTCTGACGATTAAGGCAGATTATTACAACATTACAGAAAATGAGACATCTGATTTTTCTTTGGAGAAGTTACACGCTTCACTGGATTTATTAGTATCTGAGCATAAGAGAGTTGTTTTTATTATAGACCAAATAGATGCATTATCCCAATATTTATCTAACGATAGAGATAAGCTAAATATACTCTTGAATGTAATTGCTGTATGGAAAAAGGAGTATAGCAAAGACATAAGAATAATAGTGTCTTGTAGGAAATATGATTTAGAATATGACCCATCATTAAGTCAATTAAAAGAGCATAGCACTGCTATTGAGGTGAATAGATTGGATGATAAGGATGTTGAGTATGTTATTAACAAATTAGATTCTGGTCTTTATTGTAAATTAACATCCCAAACAATTACGATACTAAAAACTGCCCAATATCTAGATGTCTTTTGTAGGTTATATGGCTCTGGCAATGTTAGAGAATACAATTATCAAAACTACATGGAGCTATATGATGGCTTGTGGTTGTCATTGATAAATTATGCAAGCGAACATACGTCTTGTAGTAATTTGGAAGATGTCATGTTTGAAATTGCAAAGTCTGTTCAAGAAGCGGAAACTTTAACTCCAACATGGTTAATAACGGCTGGAAACAATAATGCGACAAGGTATTTAGCAAGCGAGTGCATCGTAAAGTATGACAATAAAAGAATCTCGTTCTTTCATCAAAGTTTTTACGATTATGTACTTGCAAGGTATTATGCATCAAATAAGAAGTCTTTTATTACTGAATTGAAAAAACGATTTCAAGGATTAGAGATACGTTCCTCAATTAAAATTTTCTTAGATTTTGAGAGGGAACATTCTGACTCTTTGTATATAAAAGATATTAATACAATAATATTTTCTGATGATATTCGTTTGCATCTGAAGCAACTGGCTCTTTCTATACTCTCACATAGTGATGCTATATATAAGTTCGAGATTAATATCATTAAGAAATTGCCCAAACTCAATCACCAATTATTTATTTATTTCCTTTCGACAACATCGAATCCTTTATGGTTCCCGACGATAAAGGACTTGATACAACCTTTTGTGGCTGGCCTTACCACCGAAAACGATTATTTTGATCCACTGCGAATTTTGTTTTCCAATTATGCCTTGAAATTTCCCGACGACATTTATGACATGGTAGATACTATAAAGGACATTTCTACTAAAGAGGAAATTATGATGTGGATATTGCGTAATCATAATGATTATTCGAATGAGAAAGTAAGAGAAAGTTACATTAACTTAAAGGCAAAGCCCAATATTTATTTGGTAAGTTGTGTCATGGATGCAATTGATTCCAATTTGAATTTTGCTTTGAAAGAAACAAAAGAACTTCTTATTAATTATTTTCTAAATAACAAGAAAAGTGAATCGCATAACGATTATGATCTGTTTGAACAGATATGTGATAGACTCTATAAGGAGTGCCCAAAAGAGTTTTTAATGCTAACATACGACTGCTTTTTACAGATAGTTTCCAGGACAAGAAAGCAAAGCTATCAGTGGTATTCGATAAATGAGATTTTTAGTAACTATATGTCTGACTATGCAGAAAAGTTTTTTGAATGGTTAGGAAATCTCCTTATACAATATATTGGGGAACAAGATTTTGGCACCTCTATGGTGGAAAAATTATTGTCCCTTGAAGATGAATCTGCATTTATTTTATCTTTCAAGGTAATTGCAGCAAAACCAACTCTATTTGACGCATATATCAAGAATTTAATATCGCATAATGAAGAATTAGATAAGTTTATTGAATTCGGTAACGTTAGGTATTATTTTTTAGAAGCCATATCTAAATGGTATCTTTCTATTTCGCATGAAGAACAAGTAAAGTATCAGGTGTATATTTTGAAATACAGATCAAAAGGGGACTATATACATAACAATGATAGAAGTTACAATAAACTTGTACTGCCTTTTCTTGGCTGGCATAAGTGGCAGTTACTATGTTGTACCATTTTGGAATCAACTTTGTCAAAAGACGCCAAACGGTGCAAACAAGAACTTTGTCGGCGTTTCAATGGTATATATGTAAATGAGAAACCTAACCACCATGTAACAGCTGCATCCATTTGTGGAGGTATAACAACGCAAGAAGTTTATAATCATTTCTCTCCCGAGAATTGGCTATCCTCTTTTGGTAAATTAGATGAACGAAGGGCTTTTCGCAAAGGCAATTTTCCACCAATTAGTCTAAGAGCACATGCAGAAGCATTTACTAAATGTGTAGAGAATTCTCCAGAAAAGTATAAGAAATTTATCATCTCTTTACATGATAATCCAAATATCAAATCCATGTACAAAGAAGCAGGATTATTAGGATTATTTTTAGGTGGGGCTGAGAAAAAAGAGTTAGCCCCGTTCTTCCAAAGATATATGAATATAGACTATATAAAAAATAATGCATATACTTTTGAACAACTTGCCACGAACTATACAAAGGAAGAAAATTGTGTGATAGATGATTTGATACCGATACTTATACAAGCAATAAAACAACCATTACTTTTAAAAGATGAGCAAGAAAATTTGCACTGTAGAAGCTTAGCAGATATTGTACAACACAAATTGGGTGTTGCTATCAATAGTTTTCAAGGTCATGCATTGAATATCCTTATATCTATTTGTGCGTTATCCACCCGTCGTGCCCAGATCTATCATCTTTTAAACCTATTATATAAGGACTTAGCAATAGAATTGCGCTTAGAGGTTTTATACTACATATACTACAAGGAATACTATGATGAAGTGCTAACTGATAAATTATTCTCTGTATATTTATCTGGTAGTGGAGCCTATGGGCTAATGGTAAGAGCAGATGTAATACAGTCTCATTATTATTTTAAGACAGATTCCATGCGTGCATACATTTCTGATCTTATGAAAGATAATAGATGCCATGTTATTTTGGCTCAGATATTCTTTTATGGATTATATCATAAAGACATAAGGAATGTATGCAGGCAAAATCTAAATAAAATTTTATTGTTGAATAATGAGAAAGTAATAGCGATGATGGTAAGACTTTCCTTAAAAAATATTTCTGAACCTTGTTATAGGGAAACAGCAAATGATATTGTGCTATGTCACATTGCGGATAATAGAGAAGAGATTGTAAAATCATATGAATATCATATAGATAGCCTATCTGTAGAAGATTTCAATCTATTTAAAGAGATTACAAAGAATTGGAACAATAAAACGCATCGGGAACGTTTTTCTCAGATTAAATACCTAGAAAAATGTGCTAATATGCTACCATTAGATTGCTACATGTATATAAAAGCACATGACTTCTTACATGCTAATGATTTTTATCTTAGAGAAAAAATTGTGAAACTTTTATTAGGTATATATAAGCAAATGAAAGAAGAGGAAAATTTGAACGCAATGAACAAAATAATGGACTTGTTTGATGAATACGTTATTTTACATTCTTTTATCGTAAATGATGCAATAGAAAAGTTAGGTGTATAA